GCTGCTTCAAAGCTTTCCTCTTGCTCAGTGCAAACATTCCCGTTGCATTTTTCTCTTTGTAACCTGTCTTAGATTCCTCTTCATCTCCCCATCAAGCTCAGGGGAATTAGCATAATCTGTAATACCAGGTTGCAATGATTCAAGGATGGTGCCCTGTATTGTAAACAATCTCACATTGATCACTGGACGGTTAAAACACTGGATGGTTAAAACTGCTCACAGTCCGGCAGGGATAGGTTTACTTGAATTTCGGCAAAACTGTGGACCTAACCACAGTAATAGTCAAGTTGGTTAGTGTGAGGAAAAATTTCCATCTGATTGGACTGGAAGTGTccccgtgtgtgtctgtgagtgtgtgggtgcttctgtgtgtctgtgagtgtgtgtaggtgctTATGTGTAGAAGTGTGGTAGGAAACCTGAAAACTACATAATTGCAgttggatcaaacctgggacctcgacgccgtgaggcagcagtactaaccattgcaccaccgtgccacctttaAATGGTAACAGTATTAACCTTCTCCCTATCCTGTCCTAGTTGTTAGAATGTTAACCTTCTCCCTATCCTGTCCTAGTTGTTAGAATGAGAAACAATACTTGTTCTATTGGtggcttctccctctgtgtacccgaacaggtgccggaatgtggtgactaggggcttttcacagtaacttcatcatagtgttaatgtaaacctacttgtgacaataaagattattataaaaatcagctttcaaaatgatgcagactTTCAGCAATGTGGGACATCCGGGCTCAGCCTCGCCTCCCATTCacactgattggttggaggaccagccgttcTCGTTCGGTCCTCCAGCCCGCAACTCTTCCGATTGGTCCATacctgccgtcaatcagtccccagacattgtgagctggagcaaacccttcacaatcattgtcagctccctggtttgcagctgcggggcttctccctccctcccgggaacaggcccaggttaacgggcttcatcctgcttcagacactggaagatggttcacatcagaggacgggggatgggggataataaataagagcttacactttgcattCAAATcattgaggactctgatctctggcaaggaaggaaaccctggcaggtgggcaggGGGGATTCACAaatacccgctggaggccccaaaccctcaTTAAgaaccattgattttattgtcagtctgcagacaggagctggagaactgaacccaggcagaggagagggagggagaaaactgggagtggaggaaagaaatggtgcagatggtgagatgggtttggttcTTATCACAGAAAGAAGGCAGAGTTTGTGAGATGAGAATATACAGCTTTGGGTAATTGGAAGAAAACATTGAAAGTGGAATTGACTGTCCCAAATTTTGTACAAGGTATTAAAGaggaaaatttgcagatgagaaactcaaaccaaacatcacattgaAGGGTAACAGTTGTTCGATTCATTGGGACTGGAATATCACAGGCCTTTTAATGTGGAAGGAGTAATGTTAAGTCTATTCTGCccgtgggaaaagatttcaaatattattgtgactggaaacgtgccgatacacacacacccaaatgagtgttccagtgaactgactgtgaaaagagcttcacCAAGTTACACAGCCGGCAGAAAGATCACACATAGGCGAAGTCAGTGGGAAATATTTGGCAGATAAAGTATAATTTTGAAAAAAAGTGAAGTTGTCCCATgttgggaataataataataatttaaataGAAAGACTGCAGAATACCACAGTGAAGAAGGATCtgtgtgtccttgtacatgaaccaCAAGTGTGTTTATTACTTCACACTTCTCCAGATTGACAATCATTTGCTTCTTTGCTGCCCAGCTGAGCAGTCTACCGATATCTTCCTGTCGTCTCCAACTTTATTCCTCACTGTCAACCACGGGACTGCAAATATCTTAACCATGTCCCTTTCTTAaagtctaaatcattcatatataccacACAAAGCAGGGAATCTTGTCCTGAACAATCCAGAGCTCCACTGGAAACAGTCTTCCGGTCACAAAAATACCTCTGGACCAATcccctttgcttcctgctgctccagcACTTGTGATTGCCAAGCGTAATGGAAGTGCCCGATTTtttccacatggaactggatgtgtATTCCACAGGGCTGGGATGTTCTGCCGTGTCTTTATTTATTTCATTATTAACTGACTTAAGTAAATAAACTTAAGAATAAAACAAATATAGATTCATCAGATCCtcaccaatcagttttttccattatcctgaagtgaccttatttttataggaagttaactgaagtgtgttcctaacctctcattatctaaatttccatttaccacttttctgtccacctgacccagcccatggctttctccctcattgtctaaaacacatcAGCAACTTTTGTATAATCGTGGTgcttacatttaagtctaaatcattgatatataccggaaactgtggcgctgcactggaaacagacgtccaggcGTCATTCAGTCCCAGATGtgaccaacagcagcaacaacagctaatccaaaccctgctgttgcctgtgaacttgctgatgcctgtgcaggttgtttgactgagtgaatctcctcccacacacggagcagttaaacaacctctccccagtaccgctcccacgtatgggcgtcacggtagcacagaggttagcactgttgcttcacagctccagggtcccaggtttgattcccggcttaggtcactgtctgtgcggagtctgcgggtgctccggtttccatagtccaaagatatgcaggttagatggattagccatactaaattgcccttagtgtccaaaaaggttaggtggggttgtgggttaggttggagatatgggcttaagtaaggtgctctttgcaagggccggtgcacttgatgggccaaatgccctccttctgcactgtatattctatgattctgtttcagtgtgaactcgctggtgtttcagcagattctgTTTACTTGTAAACCTtttttcacagtcagaacatttaaaaggtctctgatcagtgtgaacaagttggtgtctagtcaggtgggatgactgagtgaattttttctcacacacggggcaagtgtacggtctctgcccagtgtgaacccgctggtgtctcagaagctgggatgaacatatgaatcccttcctacacacggagcaggtgaacggcctctccccagtgtgagtgattTGATGTATCATTAAACaccttttacttttaaagctcttcccacagtcagcaCATGTAAAAGGTCTCttttcagtgtgaacacgttggtgtgtccggaggttcgatgactgagtgaatcctttcccacatgtggagcaggtgaacggcttctccccagtgtgagtgcgttggtggaacagtaaatcatttctgcttttaaagctcttctcacattcagcacatttaaacggtctctggtcagagtggacctgatggtgagtccggaggtttgataaaacattaaatcccttcccacacacggagcaggtgaacggcctttctccagtgtgagtgtgttgatgcATCAGTAAatactttctgcttttaaagctcttttcacagtcagcacatttaaatggtctctgatcagtatgaacaagttggtgtgtcaggaggtgtgataactgagtgaatcccttcccacattccaaacaggtgaatgacctctccccagtgtgtgtatGTTGGTGTATCAGTAAATCCATTCTGcctttaaagctcttttcacagtcagcgcatttaaaaggtctctgatcagtgtgaacaagttggtgtgtcaggagattcgatgactgagtgaatcccttcccacacacggagcaggtaaatggcctttccccagtgtggctgcggcgatgagtttccaattcagacgggtaattgaatcccatcccacagtccccacattgccacggtttctccatggttattgacaagttatcaggtgtaggtgggccgcagatttgaggtcactatcagatcagccgtgatgttattaaatggtggaacaggctcatggGGCTGAATGTCTAATTGCTGCTTCATGTCCTTCTGACTCTCGagcttggatcatcagttgaagcctgagtacggtgtctccctgatgtaaatgctgcaatttaatttcatgctgtgtgattggttaaagctcagtcccagctaactgtggaaaattatTTGATGTCGGTGTCTCGGTGATTTTCCAATGACAGTGATTTTTGAATGTTTTCCTCAAGActaaacagacaaacatttctccttccacgttgaaaggccggtcctgatgaatcaagtgactgtcagatctcgacatgatgtttgcatctgcaaatattctgtaaaaggagattacattgaattactgtgaatatataagacacaaacaggccattctatcacagattctgctgctgtccatacccggcacacatctccgactgtcccacctctcaaatctcagcctttcagctgatttttgattccattttctctcatgtgtttgtcccgtttccttttgaaaacatctcagcactttcctcagctcctttccatggtaatgagttgcacattctgaacctgtGATAAATACATTTATCCGTATTGTCCCCTTGGATTTATTtgtaactatcttgtatttatgacttgttgtttattgatggtcCCTGGTTTTGGACTCTCTCACATCGCCCCTCTCCAAACGACTGATAATTTAAAAGATTTCTTTCAGGTCACGGCTTAATTCCTTGTTTTCGATAGAAAAAAGGCCCTactccatttaatctttcctgagagctgcAATCTCTCATTtacaaagtcatcactgtcaatgcaggatagaaatCACAAAGACACAAACCTTTCTGTTGGATTGAGTTTTTTGTGAGCAAATTCTCCACTTCTGACCCTGGCTGAAGATTTCCACCCCACCGCCTGAATCCTGAGCCGTCAtcgacactgcgcatgctccaacaCACGTGGGAGGTCGGGGCTCAACCCCGCccgtcattcactccgattggttggcggAGCAGCTGCTTCCGGTTGGATTTCCGAACCTGCCCTCGTCCTATTGGGTCAGAGAAGCCGTCAATCATTCCCCggacattgtgagctggagcatgcgcagtgccgatgcaggacgcggccgggaggtttcactgaaacccggtggaggctccaaaccccaataagaagtttccgggcccgggtttgcatcgagcggcgcggcagctgcggcctgctcccggtgacaggcctgagtgaACGGCCGCCggctttatagaggctgcaaacccgcagggggcaaaacatcagagatagagtttgttgtgaaaccaatgggatgtaaatcaggaggtcagggttacagtcaacaacaacaacttctatttatataacacctttaacatcataaatcaccccagtcaacttcacaggaacattataaaacaaagtgagacacccagacacaaaaggagatattaggacaggtgaccaaaaaccggatgaaagaggtgagttttaaagagagtcttcaaggaggtgagtgaggtggagtcggagaagtttagggagggaattcagtgcttggggccgagggaacttaaaaccatggtggagtaattagaatcgggggtgtgcaagagtccaggatcagagctgggACCGAACACCCTGGATTCAGTCCTCTCCATATTTGATTGGAGTTTcttagtcagcaggaagagaaccagaaacCAGAATGGGCACTGACACAGATATCCAGTGtaacttagttcgagagggagaggaagaacaaaggtaaccttgggcagcacggtagcattgtggatagcacaattgtttcacagctccagggtcccaggttcgattccggcttgggtcactgtctgtgtggagtctgcacatcctccccgtgtgtgcgtgggtttcctccgggtgctccggtttcctcccatagtccaaagatgtgcaggttaggtggagtggccatgataaattgcccttagtgtccaaaattgcccttagtgttgggtggggttactgggttatggggatagggtggagttgttgaccttggatggggtgctctttccaagaactggtgcagactcgatgggccgaatggcctcctgcactgtaaattctatgatcaatgatctatggaagatttggagaaacaaCCTTCG
This portion of the Scyliorhinus torazame isolate Kashiwa2021f chromosome 5, sScyTor2.1, whole genome shotgun sequence genome encodes:
- the LOC140418959 gene encoding uncharacterized protein; the protein is MEKPWQCGDCGMGFNYPSELETHRRSHTGERPFTCSVCGKGFTQSSNLLTHQLVHTDQRPFKCADCEKSFKGRMDLLIHQHTHTGERSFTCLECGKGFTQLSHLLTHQLVHTDQRPFKCADCEKSFKSRKYLLMHQHTHTGERPFTCSVCGKGFNVLSNLRTHHQVHSDQRPFKCAECEKSFKSRNDLLFHQRTHTGEKPFTCSTCGKGFTQSSNLRTHQRVHTEKRPFTCADCGKSFKSKRCLMIHQITHTGERPFTCSVCRKGFICSSQLLRHQRVHTGQRPYTCPVCEKKFTQSSHLTRHQLVHTDQRPFKCSDCEKRFTSKQNLLKHQRVHTETES